The nucleotide window CGGGCGCGGCCGGTACAGGACCTGATGCTGCGCTTCGCGCACTTCCTCGAGGTGCAAGCCGACCCGTCGCGACCGACGGTGGTTCATCTCGTCGGCCTGCTCGAACAGGGCTCGACCCACGCCGAGGCCAGCGGACGCTTCCTGCTGGTGGAGATCCGCCCGGCCGACGGCCCCGCGGATCAGACCCAGGTGATCTTTCACGAGCTGGCCCACGATCTGCTCCGACGCCAACCGGCCAGGGTCCGCGATGCCTTCGCCCGCCGCCTGATGGCCCGCGGCGCGGTCGGCGCCCTGGCCCAGACGCTGCTGCACGAAGGACTGCCCACGGCGCTCGGCCAGGGTGTCGCCCGCGCCACCCTGACTCCGAACCACTTCGCCTTCCGCGATCGCTGGTATCACGTCGACGCGATCGACCGTTTTGCCCACCGCATCTACACCGCGGTGCGCCAGGAAATCCACAGTCCGCGCAGCTACTCCAGCCGGCTCCCCGACCTGGTCGGAGATGCCGTCGCCGGGTCGCCGACCACCGGGTCGACACCCATCGCCTTTTTCGTGTCTCACGCTGCGTTCCTCGCGCGCGGAAACCGCCTCGACGTGCTGCGCCCGTTGATGCGCTCGGCAGCCGGTCGGGCCCAGTTCGGGGTGGCCACCGATCATCCCGACGGCAGGACGTTCCTCGCGCGTCACCCGTGCCAACCCCTGATCTGGCTGCTCACCGCGGAGGAAATGACCACTGCTCGACTGCCTGACGGCGACCTGATCCCCGCGGCGCACTTCGCGGTCCCCCCAAGCGCGCGGAGCGCGGGCTGGATCGTCCCCGCCACCCGAAAGAGCGGGGCCGCCGTGCTCCTGCTCATCGGTCGCGACGCCAGCGCTCTGCCCCTGCTCGTGGAGCGGACGGCACGCCTGCGAGGCTGGCCCCAGCGGACGATCGCCGTGTCTCCGCGCTGAAGCGTCGACCCTCTCGCCGGTTTGCTATGATGGAGCCCAAGGGCAAGCCGGGAGGGTTTGTGCAATCCCATCACCCCACAACCCATCACCCCACAACGGGGAGCCGTGAGCCGTTCACCTTTTCCCGGTGGGAAGAAGAGTTGTTCGCGCGGGGTCCGGTCGTTCTTTTCGAATGGGAAAACCTTCCTTCCTGGCCGGTCCGTTTCGTCTCGCCCAACGTGGACCAAGTGCTCGGATACTCGGCGGAGGCGTTTCTCCACGGAAACCCGGCCTACGCCGACCTGATCCACCCCGGCGACCTCGAGCGTGTCACCCGCGAAGTCGACGAGCATGGGCGATCGGGGGCCGGGCACTTCGTCCACCGTCCCTACCGCCTGCTTCACCGCGACGGCCGGACACTCACGGTTCTGGACTACACCACCATTCGCCGCGACGCGACCGGGGAACCCACCCGGTTCCTCGGTTATATCGTCGACATCACCGAGCAGCGCCGTGTCGCCCATCAGCTCGAACAGCAGCTACGCTTCTCGCGAGCCCTGAACCGAATCACCGACGCCATCCTGGCGGAGGAGAAAACCGACGCCCTGCTCGATACCATCGCCCGCCTCCTCGGCACCATTCTCGAAACCGACCGCACGCTGATCTACGACATCCGTCTGAACGACGACGTGGCCGAGGGGCTTTGCGAGTGGATTCCCCGCGGCGGCGACCAGGTCCCCGCGACCCGGGCCGCCTACCCCCTGCGTCTCTTCCGCCGCAGCGTCGCGTACCTGCAGAAAACCAGGAACTGGATTGAAAGTCACGACGACAACCCTCACAGCAGCCTGGTGAAAGAGGGATCGGTGGCTCTGCTCCACGGCGAGATGCATATCCGCAGCTTGCTGTGGTATCCCTTCTTCTTCCGGGACGACGGGTACTACCTGCTGGCCCTCAACCAGGTCCATCGGCGGCGGGAGTGGAAGCCGGAAGAATTCGTCTTCCTCGACGCCGTCACCCGACAGGTCAATCTGGCGCTCCAGAAACTCGCCCTGCTCGACGAACTCCAGCAGGCTCAGAGCCGGCTGGTACGACGAGAACGTCTCGCTGCGGTGGGGCAGCTCTCGGCAGGCATCGCCCACGATTTCAACAACATTCTCACCGCGATTCTGGGCGTCACCGAACTGCTCGAGCAGCGCGAAGACCTCCCTCGAGACGTCGGTGAGCATCTCCGCCTGGTCAGCACGTCAGGAAGGCGTGCCGCCCGACTCGTTCGCCAGCTCCTCGACTTCTCCCGCCGAACCGTGCGCCGGACCCGCGCCCTCGATCTCCGGGAACTCTGCGGTGAAACCGTGACGTTCCTCGAGCGCACCCTGCCCGAAACCATCGACGTGGAGTTCCGCCCCTCCAACGACGAGGTGCTCGTGGAGGGCGACCGGGTCCAGATCCAGGAAGTGCTGACCAACCTGGCAGTCAATGCCCGGGACGCGATGCCCATGGGCGGCAAGATCGAACTGGGCGTCGAACTGGAGCCATCCGTAGAAGGTGTGACCTGCACCATCTGCGGCAGCCCGGTACGCGGAGAGTGGGTCCGCCTGCTCTGCCGCGACAGCGGCACAGGCATTCCCCGCCACAACATCGGACGCATCTTCGAGCCGTTTTTCTCGACCAAGCAAGCCGGGGAAGGCGCAGGGCTGGGCCTGGCCCAGGTGGCCGGCATCGTGGGACAGCATGGAGGACACCTCGCGGTTTCGAGTGAACCGGGACGCGGAACGACCTTTTCCATCTACTTCCCGCCCCTGCGCAACGACGCCCCGGAATCGCGACCGGAACCCGGCGCTCCCATCACGACGGAAGGCCGGGGAGAAAGCCTCCTCGTGGTGGAAGACGACCCGATCGTGCGGAAGGTCACCGGAACCATGCTCGAAAGCCAGGGCTATGCGGTCCAGACGGCGGCGAGCGGGCGCGAGGCTCTCGACCGTGTCGCACGGGAAGAATTCGCCCTGGTGCTGACGGACATGGTGATGCCCGACATGGACGGCCTCGCCCTTCTCGGCCGACTCCGGAGCAGGCAGCCGCTCCTGCGCCTGGTTCTGATGAGCGGCTATCCCCTCGGCGAAGAAAGCCGCCGGCTGGTCGAGGAGGGGGAGGTGCGCTTCATCCAGAAGCCCGTGGGCATGCCCGACCTTTGCCGCGTCATTCGCAGCGCGCTCGACGACCGATGAGCCTCCCGCCTCCGCGACGTGCCACCAAGACGACGCGGGTCACTGCGGCGGTTCGGAACGCCAGGCGGAAAACGCGACGTAGTAAAGCGCGATGACATTGAGCAGGGGCACCAGGATCGCCAGACCGAACCATCCGGGAAAACCCAACCGCGTGCAGAGTTTCCAGGCGGGCCAGACCAGGAGCAGACTCCAGCCAAGAAGGGCGAGGAGAACGACCATCATCTCACTGATTCCCAGGGGACCGATCAGAGCCATGAGCACCTCCCTTTGCTTTCGAGGCTCCGGTGACACCCGCCCGGGCACTCCGACCTGCGTCCGACCTGCGGAATTGTGCCCCATGGAGCCGACTTGCCGGCATATTAACACAGCGGTCTCGGCAGGAAGAAACACAAAAAATACTGTGTTGCGCCCGCGGGAAACGGCTGACGCCGGCACCCGTCCCGCGACGGGGTGACGTATCCCCGAACGCGAGTGGTTGCCCTCTGCAGCCACCCGGCGCCGCGGCCGTGGAAGGGGCTTTTCGGAGACGACGCATCAACCTGTCGCGGTGTCGGCTCCCCTGCTGCAACGACCCGGAAGATCCGGCCATCATTCGCCCGTGCGTCCCCGACCAGGCTCGAACCCGCGCCCGTTGGCCCTTCCACTCGTGCCGGGTCGACGTAGGACTCCGGGCAACCTCCCGCCCTCACGAAATCCTTCCACAAGCCGCGCCGGGCCTCGGTCTCCCGCATCCGGGGACATGCCCGGCGGAACAGGACACGCTTTCGACGATCGACGAGGACCTTGGCCGGTGCCGGATGCCCTCCCAACCCGGGCACCGACACGCCATGCGCATCAACCCGCGCCCGGCGTTTCACCCCGACCGCCTCCCAGGACCTCCCGCGCTTCGACATCGAGCCGCACCCAACCGCCCAAGGGCGCGGGGCAGAGGCCACGACAGCAGCTTGCCCGGCTCGAGTCGTCTCCGTCCGACAAGCGGGACCGGGCAGCCCCCGGGCTGAACCGGGCGGCATGGCCCCCCGGGCACGCCCTACACGGCGTCGAAGTCGAGAACCCGGCAGACTGCGCCGTCCGCCGCCGACCAGCGCAGTTCGCCACGCCCCAGAGCCTCGCGGCCGACCACGGCCATGGCCCGCAAGTGGCCGTCGGCGTCGGGCCAGCCTTCGAGAAGGGTCCCGGCGACCCGCCCCTCGGCGAAGACCTCGGTACCCGGCTCCACCGTACTGCCCCGGGGGCCGAGCAACAGGCAGGCGATACGGGGGGAAGAACCCAGGTGATGCAGGCGGGAGACGACCTCCTGCCCGGGAAAGCAACCCTTGCTGAAACTCACGGCACCCACTTCGTCGAGCCGCAGGGCCTGGGGCACGAAGCGCTCGGAGGTGCTCTCGTGAATCGGAGCCAACCCCAGGTGCAGGTCGAGAGCCTGCCAGATCTCCGGCCCCGTCTGTAAACTGCCGGCGCCCAGGGCCTCCCACAGGGATTCGCGGCGGGAGGGACAGCAGTAGAGTTCGAAGCGGGGGAACAGACCCGGCACCCGCAACACCACCAGGTCGTCCACCTCGACGCGACCATCCACGTCCCCGGGAACAGGCAGGCCCAGCTCTTTCAGCCGGGCTGGGGCCTGCCCGCCGCCGACCCCGATCACCGCCACCAGGGGCCGCGCGTCTTCGATCTCCACCCGGGCCCGCAGGCGGTAGAGTTCGAGCCGCTGACGGGTCCGGCCCGCCACGTCCCCGGGCAGGCGCAGGATCCAGGCGTCACCTTTACGGAAGAGCCGAAAGACCGAGACCACCCGCCCCTTGGGGTTGCAGTAGGCACCCAGGGTCGAGCGAGCGGCGCCGAGTTCTTTCACCTGGCAGGTGAGCTGGTTGTGGAGAAAGGTGGTGGCGTCGGCACCGCTGACGGCGAGCAACCCCCAGTGGGAGAGGTCGGCACTCAGCAGGCCGCCGTCGCGGGCCGTCTCCCAGGCCGAGGTCACGGTTCAGGAGGCCGGGCGCATGGCCGCCCGGGGCGGCCGGCCGATTTCGAGCATCCGATCGAGAGAGCGCTTGGCCCGCAAGCGCACCGCCTCGTCCACCTCGATGGCGTACTGGCCGTGCAGCAGGGCGTCGCGGGTCTCCTCGAGGGTGATCTCGTTCATGTGGGGACAGCGAATCGAGCACAGGCGAACCATTTCCTTGCCCGGGTTTTCGGCGGCGATGTTGTCGCCCATGGCGCACTCGGTGAGCAGCAGGTAACGGCCGCCCCGACTGGTGCGGACGAAGTCCACCATTTGAGAGGTGCTGCCCGAGTAGTCGGAAGCTTGCACCACCTCGGGACTGCATTCGGGGTGGGCCAGGACGACCACGTCCGGGAACTGTTGCCGCACCCGCCGCACGTCATCGACGGTGAAGGCCTCGTGAACCTCGCAGCGACCACGCCAGCCGATCACTTCCACTTGCAGGTCGGGATCCTGCACGCTGGTGGGATCATCGGTCGGGAAGATGATCCGCTTGCCGGTCTCCCGGGCCACGTTTCCAGCCAGGTATTCGTCGGGGATCATGATGACCTGGTCGGTACCCATCGATTCCACCACCCAGGCGGCGTTGGACGAGGTGCAGCAAACATCGCACTCGGCCTTCACATCGGCGTAGGTGTTGATGTAGGTCACCACGGGCACACCGGGAAAGCGACGACGCAACTCGCGCACGTCTTCGGCGGTGATGCTCTCGGCCAGCGAACAACCGGCCTTGGCCGAAGGGAGCAGCACGGTCCGACCGGGGTTGAGGATCTTCGCCGTCTCGGCCATGAAGCGCACGCCGCAGAAAACGATCACCTCGGCGTCGGTCTCGGCGGCGCGCCGAGCCAGTTCGAGGGAGTCGCCCACCACGTCGGGAACGGTGTGGTAGAGGGCCGGCTCCATGTAGTTGTGACCGAGGATGATCGCGCCCCGCTCCCGCTTGAGCCGGTTGATCTCGAACACCAGCTCGGCCTTCACCTTCAGCTCGAAGTCGGGAACGATCCCGTCCAGCAAACGGGCCATGCGGTCGTAGGTCTTCTCGACGGTGGATTCGTCAATCGGCATCGCCCTGCTCCACGTTTCCGCGCCCTGGAACGCGGCCTTGCGCGGGAGGTTGTCCCTGCCATGACACCCGCCGGCGGCGGCTTTGTCAAACCCGGGCGGCCACGGCCACACGACCCCGGGGCCGGCGGTAAGCCACGCGAACGCGGGCCGTGGCCGGCGGCCTGCTAGTCGCCCGAGAGAAAGGCTCCAAGCATCCAGAGGGTCTTTTCCGCGTTGTCGCGCAGACCGTCGAGCAGATTGACCGTGGCCCGGTCCCCTTCCGCCTCCGCGGCGGTGATCGTCGCAGCCAGGGCGTCGCGCAGATGCCGCAGATCGTCCCGGTACTGCCGGATCATCTCCCCGGCCGCGGCGCGAGGGCTGCGCTCGCCGAGGCTCGCGGTGGCGAGGATCTCCCGCAGGGTCAGGGGCGGCCGGCCGCCGAGAGCCAGCATCCGTTCGGCCAGATCGTCGGTGGCCTGGGCCCAGAAGTCGTACTGCTCTTCGAAGAAGGCGTGCAGCTGGAAGAAGGCGTTGCCCCGGATCATCCAGTGGAAGGCCCGCAGGCGCTGGTAGAGCACCGCGGCGTCGGCCACGTGGCGGGAGAGAGCGGGGACGACGGTGGAATCTTCGAGGGGCTCGTTCATGGCGTGGGTCATGGTCGGCGTTCTCCGTCACTTCCGGAACCGGGGGGATCCCGATCCCGCTGCCCGGGGATATGCACGAGGCGTGCCAGCGTCTCCAGGAACGCCTGAATCACATCGAAGTATTTGAATTAAAGCGCTTTACGGTCACAGCCGAAACTTCTCCGGAAAAGTCGGTGTCGCGATATATCGCCCTGTTGTGTACTCTATTTCGCTACTCGCGAGATATCGCCATGACCTTTCTCCCGGAAGAAACCCTGGCCGCGGTGCTCGAAGCGGTGGACCAGATCGCCCGGGCGGACCTGGTGACGGCCCTGGCCCTGGTGGGCGACAGCCGCCTGCGGGTCGCCGCGGCCCGGGGTCCGCTGGCCACCGAGAGGATCGCGCGGCTCGAGATCGACCTCGTCCGACGCCCGCGCCTGGCCGCCGCCCTGGCCCGGGACACGCCCACCCTGTTCGGCGAGA belongs to Acidobacteriota bacterium and includes:
- a CDS encoding response regulator; this translates as MFARGPVVLFEWENLPSWPVRFVSPNVDQVLGYSAEAFLHGNPAYADLIHPGDLERVTREVDEHGRSGAGHFVHRPYRLLHRDGRTLTVLDYTTIRRDATGEPTRFLGYIVDITEQRRVAHQLEQQLRFSRALNRITDAILAEEKTDALLDTIARLLGTILETDRTLIYDIRLNDDVAEGLCEWIPRGGDQVPATRAAYPLRLFRRSVAYLQKTRNWIESHDDNPHSSLVKEGSVALLHGEMHIRSLLWYPFFFRDDGYYLLALNQVHRRREWKPEEFVFLDAVTRQVNLALQKLALLDELQQAQSRLVRRERLAAVGQLSAGIAHDFNNILTAILGVTELLEQREDLPRDVGEHLRLVSTSGRRAARLVRQLLDFSRRTVRRTRALDLRELCGETVTFLERTLPETIDVEFRPSNDEVLVEGDRVQIQEVLTNLAVNARDAMPMGGKIELGVELEPSVEGVTCTICGSPVRGEWVRLLCRDSGTGIPRHNIGRIFEPFFSTKQAGEGAGLGLAQVAGIVGQHGGHLAVSSEPGRGTTFSIYFPPLRNDAPESRPEPGAPITTEGRGESLLVVEDDPIVRKVTGTMLESQGYAVQTAASGREALDRVAREEFALVLTDMVMPDMDGLALLGRLRSRQPLLRLVLMSGYPLGEESRRLVEEGEVRFIQKPVGMPDLCRVIRSALDDR
- the nadA gene encoding quinolinate synthase NadA is translated as MPIDESTVEKTYDRMARLLDGIVPDFELKVKAELVFEINRLKRERGAIILGHNYMEPALYHTVPDVVGDSLELARRAAETDAEVIVFCGVRFMAETAKILNPGRTVLLPSAKAGCSLAESITAEDVRELRRRFPGVPVVTYINTYADVKAECDVCCTSSNAAWVVESMGTDQVIMIPDEYLAGNVARETGKRIIFPTDDPTSVQDPDLQVEVIGWRGRCEVHEAFTVDDVRRVRQQFPDVVVLAHPECSPEVVQASDYSGSTSQMVDFVRTSRGGRYLLLTECAMGDNIAAENPGKEMVRLCSIRCPHMNEITLEETRDALLHGQYAIEVDEAVRLRAKRSLDRMLEIGRPPRAAMRPAS
- a CDS encoding DNA starvation/stationary phase protection protein; this encodes MTHAMNEPLEDSTVVPALSRHVADAAVLYQRLRAFHWMIRGNAFFQLHAFFEEQYDFWAQATDDLAERMLALGGRPPLTLREILATASLGERSPRAAAGEMIRQYRDDLRHLRDALAATITAAEAEGDRATVNLLDGLRDNAEKTLWMLGAFLSGD